The nucleotide window CAGGGATCACAAAGGCATGACTGAcctttccatcttttcctttcagctcaCAGAGCTCTGTTTTCATGTGGAACTTCACCCCTTTATTTTGCAGCATCTGAAAAAGACTGCTTTGAGTATTCATTAGGAAATTCCAGGCTATAAAAACAGCTGTACCCAGCCAAAAcccaggcaggcagctctgctgctgctccaggctgcagggaggttCCATTtgtgtccctggctgctgcaggcagcttgGCAGCctggcttttctctgcagtcCTGCTCAGGACTGGTGTGtgaggtgggtttgggatgaaGAATTGATGTTTGTAGGGGGGAAGACGGTGTGGGCAGAGCTCATGGGTGAGGACAGAGGCTGGGCATGCAGATTGTGACTCAGCACAGGGGTGAGGTTTCCTGGGCTGATTGTGGATCCCTGGGCTGCTTGGATATCATGTGCTCTGCATCCTAGAAATCAGCCCCAGGTTTTCCTAACCTTCATGGCAACACCTCCAACCTGAGGACCCAGGGCATGCTGGTAAGGGAACTCTTCTCTTTCCACCACTGAGATGGTTCCAGCCTTGTCTGAGAGGAAAGCAGCCACCTCCATGCCTGCAAGGAAGAGGCATGCCCAAGGTAAGCCTGCTGCAAGCACGAACCTGCACCCTTGGAACCTTCTCCCCTTCCAGGAGAACAAATCTGatgtgctgccagtgctgaaCTGCTTTGCTATGCATTTCTGGGCTCAGGTATTTAGCTCCCCCCATTCTTTGTTCTAGTGCACACAGACCTGGATATTAGGAGATGCAAAGAATAGCTCCTGGTTATGTACAAAATAACTCCCTTGCTGTTCCTTAGCCCCTTGCTTTCCCAATGCTTCTGGGGAATCCAGCTCCTCTGGAGGACAGTGACCTTTTCAAAAGGCACATTTCCCTCTGTCCATGTGTAGCAATTGTTTATAGCTCTCAAAGTTTCTGGCTATCAGAGGAAAGAATGAGTGTGTGCTGTGTAATACacacccccagcagctccagggaggatCCCAGCTGGGTAGAAAAGGAACATCCCTTCCCTGAGGGCCTCTAGTTAATGTGCACACGAAACAGAAAGGGGTTTGAAGGCTCTCACTGATGGTTTGACACCCATTCCAGCCTGGTACCTATGAATGAAGCTCCTATAATCACCAGATTCTTCCCAGTTGCCAGCTCCAAGATCTTCCTGGACTCTTCTGGGGTCTGGAGTGTGCAAatgttctgcagctctgcacctgGGACTTTGAGGAAACCAGAGCTGAAAGAGAGAGAATCCAGATGCATTTCATGATATGAATTAAACAGAAAGAATGAGAAGGGAGCACAAACCCACGGCTGTGTGATTCCATTCTGTCCTTTCATCTCATTTCCTACCTCCACCTCTACATCCCAGTGCTGTCCTGCCTAAAATCCTGTGTGTGGCAAACACTTGGTGCACTCACTGGCTGCCTGTTGCAATGAGCAGCTGGTGGTACTTCTGAGAGGACCCATCCATGAAGTGAACCTTCTCCTTCTGGAAATCCACTGACACTGCCTGCAGGAGAGAGGGGGACAGGTCAGACAGGTACCTCTGATCCACTCTCTgtcctgtctgtgcctgtgtgcctTGTTTCTGGGCACTGAGGTGAGATgaggggtgctggggctgtctccccatcccacaggtCCATCCATGGAtgctcagagcaggaacaggatcACCCCCTCAGGactgagctcagctgctctggtaCCTCTTTCTCTGTCCAGAGCTCTATGCCCCGAGCCTCAAGGAATTCAGGTTTCCTCAGGTAGATGTCCTCAGCTTTCAAGTCCATATCCTggaaatacaacaaaaatatgaaatgaaGCAATTTAGAGACAGCAATTCTCCTGAAGTGTTTCTTGTGGAGTCAGTTTGTAAAAGAGGTGAATTTTTCATTAGTGAATCACAGCTCCCCACAGTGCCCCACCCCTATCACCTTGTACCCACCTCAGAAAAACCATCAAACTTTAGTGGGAAGAACTCATTAAAAGGAGACAAAAACATCAGTTTATGTTGACTCTGatcaaagggagaaaaaagatgttttcctggaaataaCAGCCCTATTCCTCTTGGATGCCTCAACACTCCTGCTTTGCTCACTCCATTGCTCCTGGCCCTGAGCATGGCACATGGCACACGTGGTGCCCAGGGACAGTCCTGCCCGTGTCACACACAAACCTTGCTCAGTTTGGACTTGTCATAGGGAACGTGCTTCTCGTTGGTGGCCATGATGATCCTGCCGGTGAATCCCTCCTGGCGAAGAGTCTCTGCACACACCAGGGCAGCCACACCTGCAAGAGATGCTCATCTCAGCCTCTGTGGCACtgtggaggaggagcaggagcaggtcaGTCCTCCCTGCAGAGGAGAGTGGCAGCTCCCAGCGTGTGTGGAGAGGGCAGAGCTCAGATCCCTTCACTGACctccccccagcagcagcatcgTGTTCTTGTTGAGGAGGCACCTCCTGCTTGTGTCCTTCACCCTCAGGCTGCTTTCCAGGTCCTGCAGCAAATCCAAAATGCTCAAGTCACACACAACCCAgggcactgcctgtgctcagtGACAGCAGGTAAGGTCAGTACCTTCTTCTTTGCTGTGATAAACACCTTTCCATCTTCCACTGTTAcctgaaggagagaaaggaggtttttttaaatgctgcatcCGTGAGGCTGTGGTAGGAGCTCTCCTGGGAGATCCTGGCCCAGTGATCTGTCTCTGATCTTGGATGTCACATGATGCTGAGGAGCTCATGAGCTTTTCTCCTCATCCTAAGACCACTGAAGAAGAGCTGTaaatcctctttttctttccaaaagtaCTTGTGCTGGCTCTGAGGAATACCAGGATCTATGGCATCACCTCTGATTGAAAGGAGCTTTAGGGCAGGGAGTTACATAATCCCAAAAAATGATCCCAAGAATCATCCCTTGTGTTGGAGCTCTGAGTGACAGAGCTGTGGTCAGGGCAGGGGGCTTGTGAGAGAGAATGAATTTGAGAGGCACCCAGAAGGGAGGACAAGAAGTCACCTTAAAGCAGGAGATGCAGTCCAGAGCAGGGTATTCCTCAATGTCTCCAGTCCTGATGTTAAAGCAGGCCCCGTGCCAGGGGCAGCGCAGCCTCTCCCCTCTCAAAACCCCTGCAAGAGAACCCCCCAAGCTGGGCAGTGAGAACCAACCTCCccaaaatggtttttttttcccctgcctcaAGCTGGGGTTACCTTTGCTCAGTGGGGCACCGTAGTGGGGACATTTGCTGCCTAGAGCACGGAATTCCTTCCTGTtcctcaccagcagcactgggtaACCACCCACCATCACCTCCAGGAGCCTGGGGAGAGATGAGCACAGGACCACCCAAACCCCCAGCATCACCCCCAGGAGCCTGGGGAGAGGTGTAAAGGTGGGCACAGAACCACCCAAACCCCCAGCATCACCCCCAGGAGCCTGGGGAGAGGTGGGCACAGAACCACCCAAATCCCCACCATCACCTCCAGGAGCCTGGGGAGAGATGAGCACAGAACCACCCAAATCCCCAGCATCACCTCCAGGAGCCTGGGGAGAGGTGGGCACAGAACCACCAGAATCCCCAGCATCACTCCCAGGAGCCTGGGGAGAGGTGTAAAGGTGGGCACAGAACCACCCAAACCCCCAGCATCACCTCCAGGAGCCTGGGGAGAGGTGGGCACAGAACCACCCAAACCCCCAGCATCACCCCCAGGAGCCCGGGGAGAGGTGCAGAGGTGAGCACAGAACCACCCAAACCCCCAGCATCACCTCCAGGAGCCCGGGGAGAGGTGTAAAGGTGGGTATAGAACCACCCAAACCCCCAGCATCACCCCCAGGAGCCCGGGGAGAGGTGCAGAGGTGAGCACAGAACCACCCAAACCCCCAGCATCACCTCCAGGAGCCCGGGGAGAGGTGTAAAGGTGGGCACAGAACCACCCAAACCCCCAGCATCACCCCCAGGAGCCTGGGGAGAGATGTAAAGGTGGGTATAGAACCACCCAAACCCCAGCATCACCCCCAGGCACTCACTGTCCATCCCCGACGTCGTCCTCCCTGCAGACCTCTTCAGTGATGGTGTCTTCACTGTCCATGCTGGGAGCTGATCAATGCCAGGCACTCAAAGGATCCCAAATTTCTGATGAAGCAGCAAAATGACCTTCAGCTGGTGGAAAACACACCTTTCTTAACTTTGTGTCCAAACACAGCACCCATTCCTCTGCCCTTTTCCCCTCTGAATGAACCCACTTCTCCtttccagccctgtgtcccactaaactcagctgcagctcagggtgagTGAGCAGATGTGATTAGTGGCTCTTGTAAACAAATACAATTATTTAtggggaggtgctgctgccacagcccatgTCTCCCTCAAATTGGGTCTAAAGAGATGCTTCAGCCTCTCCAAAGCCTCTCTAACATTTGTGCAGAGATGTTATTAATGATAATTGCCCTGAAAGCACTAATCCCCACCCAAAATGCCTCCTGGGCTAGAAAACAGCCAACCCCCTTGGTCCTTAGTCTCTCCCTGCCTTAGCAGTCATTGAGAGGCTGATCAGGAATCTCCCTCTCtattttggagaggaaaaagcaagaaatggagcagggaaaggcaggttTTGGTGCAGGGTGGTGACTTTTTCCTGCAAATCATCCCTGCACCACTTCCCCAATCGCAGGTTCTTTAGGAGAAGCATTGGTGGGTACTCACCTGGTCCTGCCAGAGGGGTTCAGGCACCCGTCCTCCAGATCAGAGAGCTACCACTGCTTCTGTCTGTGACTTTCTCCTGTGAGGTGACACCCTGGTGTCTCACCACAGGTGCCCTCCCTGCTGTCAGCCCACGGTTGGTGATGCTCTTCCCAAGTTGCACAACGTTCCCATGCATCAGGAGATGCAGCTCCTAGAAGCTGAGCCTGCCAGAGAGTTTTATCTGATTTCTGCAACTGACCTGGGCCTAATTAATGGTATTTTGCTGGGGTTTAAGGTTGCAAAAGAATCAAGGGCACATAAGAATTATGGCACAGGTGTGGCGCCATACAGGTGAGGTGCATCATAGGCAGTGTGACCAGAAACTCAACAGGATTCAGTGATATCCCATGGTCCCTTCCCACTGCCCCTTTTCCTGGTGGAAAACACTCCAGCTCAACATAAGGTATTTTTACAGCACTTTGGAATGACATTgctacattttatatattttaacaacattcaaaattctttaatttgattttttggtAGGATTTTTCTCCATTGATTTTAAGGAACAAGAagtttccagcagctctgcatgtGCCTCACTTCCCTGGTTCAGTCAGTGATGTCCAGGCACATGATCTTATCATCCCTTGGCCCGTGAAGGATGCCATGGAGCATAGTGCTGCTTGCTGGGTTATTTTTACAACAAAGTGGGAGTTGCAAAAAACCGGGAGTAACACCTACACTGTTTGTGTCTCCTCTTGTTC belongs to Oenanthe melanoleuca isolate GR-GAL-2019-014 chromosome 19, OMel1.0, whole genome shotgun sequence and includes:
- the LOC130260773 gene encoding apoptosis-inducing factor 3-like; amino-acid sequence: MDSEDTITEEVCREDDVGDGQLLEVMVGGYPVLLVRNRKEFRALGSKCPHYGAPLSKGVLRGERLRCPWHGACFNIRTGDIEEYPALDCISCFKVTVEDGKVFITAKKKDLESSLRVKDTSRRCLLNKNTMLLLGGGVAALVCAETLRQEGFTGRIIMATNEKHVPYDKSKLSKDMDLKAEDIYLRKPEFLEARGIELWTEKEAVSVDFQKEKVHFMDGSSQKYHQLLIATGSHSGFLKVPGAELQNICTLQTPEESRKILELATGKNLVIIGASFIGMEVAAFLSDKAGTISVVEREEFPYQHALGPQVGGVAMKMLQNKGVKFHMKTELCELKGKDGKVTEAVLANGESLPADVVVVGIGSTPNSVFLKGTSIARDDKGAILVNLHMQTNIPNVFAAGDVVTFPVALLGGDSSSIRHQQVAEAHGHCAALNMLKRGKELHTVPYFWTTLLGKSIRYAGCGKGYTDTVVKGSLEQQKFLIFYIRDGHVTAAASLNCDPMVSLIAEVLYLGKQISKEEAEACDIGNIPSLAQS